One Desulfobulbus oligotrophicus DNA segment encodes these proteins:
- the rpsS gene encoding 30S ribosomal protein S19, which yields MARSVKKGPFVDDHLLKKVENAQATGSRKVIKTWSRRSDILPEMVGLTFAVHNGNKFIPVYVTENMVGHKLGEFAPTRTYYGHASDKKGR from the coding sequence ATGGCCCGATCTGTCAAAAAAGGCCCCTTTGTCGATGATCACCTTCTGAAAAAGGTGGAGAACGCACAAGCAACAGGGTCACGAAAAGTTATTAAAACATGGTCACGTAGGTCGGATATACTGCCTGAAATGGTTGGGTTGACATTTGCCGTCCACAACGGAAACAAGTTCATCCCAGTCTATGTCACCGAAAACATGGTTGGACATAAACTCGGAGAATTCGCACCGACAAGAACCTACTATGGGCATGCCTCCGACAAAAAAGGCAGATAA
- the rplV gene encoding 50S ribosomal protein L22, with the protein METKAVARNIRISPQKARLVADVVRGMNAGAAVTTLRFMPKKAARIIRKVLESAVANADQLESVDVDNLFIKEITVDGGPMLKRFRPRAQGRATRILKRTSHISITVTEP; encoded by the coding sequence ATGGAAACAAAAGCCGTCGCTAGAAATATCCGCATTTCACCACAAAAAGCGCGTCTGGTTGCCGATGTCGTTCGAGGAATGAATGCTGGAGCAGCTGTTACAACCCTGCGTTTTATGCCCAAAAAAGCAGCAAGAATAATACGTAAGGTGTTGGAGTCTGCGGTGGCAAACGCAGATCAGCTTGAATCGGTTGACGTTGACAACCTTTTTATAAAAGAGATTACAGTTGATGGCGGCCCGATGTTGAAAAGATTCAGGCCTCGTGCTCAGGGACGTGCTACTCGTATTTTAAAAAGGACGAGTCATATTTCTATAACTGTGACTGAGCCTTAA
- the rpsC gene encoding 30S ribosomal protein S3, producing MGQKVNPIGLRINITRSWESIWYADKEYAKNLHQDQLIRKYLKQRLYHAGVSRIIIERTGEKVKIKLFTVRPGIVIGKKGAEIENLKKELEKKFQRPCFIDIQEVRRPEADAQLVAENIASQLERRVAFRRAMKKSINSALRFGVQGIKVSCSGRLGGAEMSRTEWFKEGRVPLHTLRADIDYGTAEAKTTYGIIGVKVWIFKGEILAAEKEPVLEQSL from the coding sequence TTGGGACAAAAAGTCAATCCAATAGGGCTGCGAATAAATATCACTCGATCCTGGGAATCTATTTGGTATGCAGACAAAGAGTATGCCAAAAATCTTCATCAGGATCAGCTCATTCGTAAATACCTGAAGCAGCGGCTCTATCATGCTGGAGTTTCCCGTATAATTATCGAACGTACCGGTGAAAAGGTTAAAATTAAACTGTTCACAGTACGTCCAGGTATTGTTATCGGCAAAAAAGGTGCTGAAATTGAAAATCTGAAAAAAGAACTGGAAAAGAAGTTTCAGCGTCCATGTTTCATAGATATCCAGGAAGTACGCCGCCCGGAAGCTGATGCCCAGTTAGTTGCTGAAAATATTGCTTCCCAGCTTGAACGACGGGTGGCCTTTCGTCGGGCCATGAAAAAGTCGATTAACTCTGCCTTACGATTTGGCGTGCAAGGTATTAAAGTGTCATGTTCGGGTCGCTTGGGCGGTGCGGAAATGTCACGAACGGAATGGTTCAAGGAAGGGCGGGTTCCACTGCATACACTTAGAGCGGATATTGATTACGGAACAGCTGAGGCTAAAACAACCTACGGAATAATTGGTGTTAAGGTCTGGATATTCAAAGGGGAAATACTTGCTGCGGAAAAGGAACCTGTTCTTGAGCAATCTCTGTAG
- the rplP gene encoding 50S ribosomal protein L16, translating to MLSPRKVKYRKQFKGRMRGEAYRGSELTFGDFALKAVGRGRITSQQIEAARIAINRRAKRGGQLWIRVFPDKPITKKPAETRMGKGKGSPDHWVATVRPGRILYEIKGVPEEVAREALRLAGFKLPFPTTVISKSETI from the coding sequence ATGTTAAGCCCACGAAAAGTTAAATATAGAAAACAGTTTAAAGGAAGAATGCGTGGGGAAGCTTACCGGGGTTCTGAGCTGACCTTCGGCGATTTTGCCCTTAAGGCAGTCGGGCGAGGCCGGATAACCTCTCAACAGATAGAGGCAGCTCGTATAGCTATTAACAGACGGGCGAAACGTGGTGGCCAGCTGTGGATCAGGGTTTTTCCGGATAAACCCATCACTAAAAAGCCTGCTGAAACACGAATGGGCAAGGGGAAAGGGTCGCCGGATCATTGGGTGGCAACTGTCCGTCCCGGCAGAATCCTGTATGAGATAAAGGGGGTACCTGAAGAGGTTGCGAGAGAGGCCCTGCGTCTTGCTGGTTTTAAACTCCCAT